One Terriglobales bacterium DNA segment encodes these proteins:
- a CDS encoding DUF1778 domain-containing protein, whose protein sequence is MERLEARVSAEQKLFFKRAASLRGVSLTEFMINSMREAAMKTIEEHKVLTLGISERKIFVEALLNPPAPNEALQLATKRYKQMVAS, encoded by the coding sequence ATGGAGCGGTTGGAGGCCCGTGTGTCAGCGGAACAGAAGCTATTTTTCAAGCGGGCAGCATCACTCCGCGGCGTGAGCCTGACAGAGTTCATGATTAACTCGATGCGAGAAGCTGCCATGAAGACCATTGAAGAACATAAAGTGTTGACCCTCGGTATCAGCGAGCGGAAGATTTTTGTTGAAGCTTTGTTGAATCCCCCTGCCCCGAATGAAGCACTGCAGTTGGCCACCAAGCGTTACAAACAGATGGTTGCTTCCTAA
- a CDS encoding GNAT family N-acetyltransferase, translating into MVETPRYIVKPLGKENRAAFYCGDKELDSYFHERASRDVREKLSAVFILVTEAEPDVVIGYYSLSPQEIDAGEFPEELKKRTGRYKRIGATLLGRLAVSKEHHGKKLGAFLLVDALRRSLEASKMVMSYAVVVDAKGEHVIAFYKKFGFLPLRGNRLFLPMKTIERNFQA; encoded by the coding sequence TTGGTCGAAACTCCCAGATACATCGTAAAGCCGCTGGGGAAGGAAAACCGAGCGGCTTTTTATTGTGGGGATAAGGAACTCGACTCCTACTTTCATGAGCGCGCATCTCGCGATGTGAGAGAAAAGCTGTCGGCGGTCTTTATTCTGGTGACGGAAGCTGAACCAGACGTGGTCATCGGCTACTACAGTTTGTCGCCGCAGGAAATCGATGCTGGCGAGTTTCCAGAGGAGTTGAAGAAGCGGACAGGAAGATACAAGCGCATTGGTGCGACGTTGCTTGGACGACTGGCGGTCTCAAAGGAACATCACGGTAAGAAACTAGGGGCATTTCTCCTGGTTGATGCGCTGCGTCGCAGCCTGGAAGCCAGCAAAATGGTCATGTCTTACGCGGTAGTAGTGGATGCTAAGGGCGAACATGTAATCGCTTTCTATAAGAAGTTCGGCTTCCTGCCATTGCGCGGCAATCGCCTGTTCCTGCCCATGAAAACAATCGAGCGGAATTTCCAGGCTTGA
- a CDS encoding arylamine N-acetyltransferase — MDPSAYLHRIAYDGPRDPTPDVLRQIHRAHLFTVPFESLDIHLKRPIVLDEERILDKIVGQHRGGFCYELNGGFSALLRSLDFHVTQLSAGVGRADGSFGPDFDHMTLLVETPEPWLCDVGFGDCFLEPLPLVPDVEFHQQGFGYRSFQIGEHWLLQRREENAEWKSLYKFTLTPRQLSEYIPMCHYQQTSPESHFTRQRICSRATPDGRVTLSDLRFIVTAKGRRTETELAGEAEYRRALKEHFGIELREPD, encoded by the coding sequence GTGGACCCGTCCGCTTATCTCCACCGAATCGCTTACGACGGCCCACGCGACCCTACTCCCGATGTCCTTCGCCAAATCCATCGCGCGCACCTGTTCACCGTTCCCTTCGAGAGTCTCGATATCCACCTCAAGCGCCCGATCGTGCTTGATGAAGAGCGCATCCTCGACAAAATCGTGGGCCAGCATCGTGGGGGCTTTTGTTACGAACTGAACGGCGGTTTTTCCGCGCTGCTCCGCAGCCTGGATTTCCATGTCACCCAGCTTTCCGCGGGCGTAGGGCGCGCGGACGGCAGCTTTGGTCCTGATTTCGACCATATGACGCTGCTGGTCGAGACGCCGGAGCCCTGGCTTTGCGACGTAGGCTTTGGCGACTGCTTCCTGGAACCTCTGCCGCTGGTGCCCGATGTCGAGTTTCATCAGCAGGGGTTTGGTTATCGATCATTTCAGATCGGAGAACACTGGCTGTTGCAGCGAAGGGAGGAGAACGCAGAGTGGAAAAGCCTGTACAAATTCACCCTTACCCCGCGGCAATTGTCTGAGTACATCCCGATGTGCCACTACCAGCAGACTTCGCCTGAGTCGCACTTTACGCGTCAGCGGATCTGCTCGCGAGCGACCCCGGACGGCCGCGTTACTCTTTCGGACCTTCGATTCATTGTGACTGCCAAGGGCAGGCGTACGGAAACTGAATTGGCGGGGGAAGCGGAGTACCGGCGAGCGCTGAAGGAGCACTTCGGGATTGAGTTGAGAGAACCAGACTGA
- the rpsT gene encoding 30S ribosomal protein S20, with amino-acid sequence MANHFSALKRARQTEKRTTVNRANKSRLRTAIRHFREALAGGNREQASKLFQETVSALDKSVQKGVIHKNTASRYKSRLSTRLAAMAAK; translated from the coding sequence ATGGCAAATCACTTTTCGGCCCTGAAACGGGCCCGTCAGACAGAAAAACGGACCACCGTGAACCGGGCGAATAAGTCGCGCCTGCGGACGGCCATTCGGCACTTCCGCGAGGCCCTGGCCGGAGGCAACCGGGAGCAGGCGTCGAAGCTGTTCCAGGAAACCGTCTCAGCTCTGGATAAGTCAGTCCAGAAGGGCGTGATCCACAAAAATACCGCCTCGCGTTACAAGTCGCGCCTGAGCACTCGCCTCGCCGCCATGGCTGCCAAGTAG
- a CDS encoding PhoH family protein, with the protein MKKHIDITPNIETLFGTRDENLHLLEDGLKVTIDLQAESVAIEGAARDVLRTEQVFADFEQLQRAGHTFTNGDLAGMLRVLSTDPSVTLRSLVEAGKQRSFGKRTVQPKSINQRRYLEAIEKNDMVFGIGPAGTGKTYLAVAMAISALASKRVNRIILARPAVEAGERLGFLPGTLQEKVDPYLRPLYDALYDMLEPEKVDRYLEKNIIEIAPIAFMRGRTLNDSFIILDEAQNTTAEQMKMFVTRMGFNSKAVITGDVTQIDLPSTKSSGLVQAADILRGVEGLSFCYFDEGDVVRHPLVQRIVRAYDDYKKVQEAQMSLSLGNGQNGFYGKLSGNGNGGNFVPPVLPLEDSSDSEAAEN; encoded by the coding sequence ATGAAGAAGCACATCGATATCACACCTAACATCGAAACCCTGTTTGGCACGCGAGACGAAAATCTTCACCTCCTCGAAGACGGTCTGAAAGTAACCATCGATCTGCAGGCAGAATCTGTCGCGATAGAAGGCGCGGCACGCGATGTGCTGCGCACCGAGCAGGTGTTTGCCGACTTCGAGCAACTGCAGCGGGCCGGCCACACCTTCACCAACGGCGATCTCGCGGGCATGCTGCGCGTGCTGTCGACAGATCCCTCGGTGACGCTGCGCTCGCTGGTCGAAGCGGGGAAGCAGCGTTCATTCGGCAAGCGCACGGTGCAACCCAAGAGCATCAACCAGCGCCGCTATCTGGAGGCCATCGAGAAAAACGACATGGTTTTTGGCATCGGCCCGGCGGGTACAGGAAAAACGTATCTTGCCGTGGCCATGGCCATTTCTGCGCTGGCGTCCAAGCGCGTGAATCGGATTATCCTGGCTCGGCCGGCGGTCGAAGCCGGCGAACGTCTGGGCTTTCTTCCCGGCACATTGCAGGAGAAGGTAGATCCCTATCTCCGGCCGCTGTACGACGCTTTGTACGACATGCTGGAGCCGGAGAAAGTGGATCGCTATCTGGAAAAGAACATTATCGAGATCGCGCCCATCGCTTTCATGCGCGGCCGCACGCTGAACGATTCTTTCATCATTCTCGATGAAGCGCAGAACACCACCGCGGAGCAGATGAAGATGTTCGTCACGCGCATGGGTTTCAACTCCAAGGCGGTGATCACCGGAGACGTTACGCAAATCGACTTGCCCAGCACAAAAAGCAGCGGCCTGGTGCAGGCGGCGGATATACTGAGAGGAGTCGAGGGACTCAGTTTCTGCTACTTCGATGAAGGGGACGTGGTCCGTCACCCGTTGGTGCAGCGCATCGTGCGCGCCTATGACGATTACAAGAAGGTGCAGGAGGCGCAGATGTCGCTGTCGCTGGGGAACGGACAAAACGGCTTCTATGGAAAGCTCAGCGGGAATGGCAATGGCGGCAATTTCGTACCGCCGGTCCTGCCCCTGGAAGACAGTTCCGACTCGGAAGCCGCGGAAAACTAA
- the ybeY gene encoding rRNA maturation RNase YbeY has translation MHKKVPGASERALARFTERARRAAGIAGRLNVLVSSNREIRHLNHQFRGKDKSTDVLSFPADPAMNSALAGEIAIAAETAIANARRLQHSTLDELKILILHGVIHLAGFDHEGDKGQMARKEAELRDRFGLPNSLIARTHLGGNSHGKGARRSTARRSSR, from the coding sequence ATGCACAAGAAGGTACCCGGCGCCAGTGAGCGGGCGCTTGCGCGTTTTACTGAGCGCGCGCGCAGAGCCGCCGGGATAGCGGGCAGACTCAACGTGCTGGTGAGCTCCAACCGCGAGATTCGGCATCTGAACCACCAATTCCGGGGGAAGGACAAGAGCACCGATGTCCTGTCGTTTCCAGCCGATCCTGCAATGAATTCCGCCTTGGCGGGAGAAATTGCTATCGCCGCTGAGACGGCGATCGCCAATGCCCGGCGGCTTCAGCACTCCACGCTTGACGAATTGAAAATTCTCATCCTCCACGGCGTGATCCATCTGGCCGGCTTCGATCACGAAGGCGACAAGGGCCAGATGGCGCGCAAAGAAGCAGAATTGCGCGATCGCTTTGGTCTGCCGAACTCTCTGATAGCGCGCACGCACTTGGGCGGCAACTCGCACGGCAAGGGGGCGCGCCGCAGCACCGCGCGCAGGAGTTCACGATGA